One part of the Candidatus Methanoperedens sp. genome encodes these proteins:
- a CDS encoding pyridoxal phosphate-dependent aminotransferase, whose amino-acid sequence MTAKRLQTITESATLRISNLASELKIQGKDIISFSLGEPDFTTPAHIIEAAKASLDRGETHYTPSPGIPELRRAIAEKLKTENKIEAKSGNIIVTPGAKQAIFEVMLSVLQEGDEAILFDPAWVSYDPCVKLAGAKTVWAPTSTDNGFLPVDVADYVTKKTKVIVINSPCNPTGGVYGKKNLKEIADLAIDNNILVLSDEIYEKIIYDKEHISIGSMDGMQELTITVNGFSKAYAMTGWRLGYVSAPKQVYEQMLKLHSHSVSQATSFVQYAGLAALQGDQKCIADMVSEFRARRDLLVSGLNKLGIKCARPDGAFYAFADVSEYGSGEEIAELLLNKAFIATTPGSAFGEAGKDFIRISYATSQGRIKEAFARMEAVL is encoded by the coding sequence ATGACTGCAAAACGCCTTCAGACCATAACGGAATCGGCGACCCTTAGGATATCAAACCTTGCCAGTGAACTAAAAATCCAGGGTAAAGATATAATAAGTTTCAGCCTTGGAGAGCCCGATTTTACTACTCCTGCCCATATAATCGAAGCAGCTAAGGCTTCCCTTGACAGGGGAGAGACGCATTATACCCCTTCGCCCGGGATACCAGAACTGCGCAGGGCCATCGCTGAAAAACTGAAAACCGAAAATAAAATCGAGGCCAAGAGCGGCAACATAATCGTTACTCCTGGAGCAAAGCAGGCAATTTTCGAGGTTATGCTTTCAGTACTGCAGGAAGGCGATGAGGCAATCCTCTTTGATCCGGCATGGGTATCATATGATCCCTGCGTGAAGCTCGCCGGGGCTAAGACGGTCTGGGCACCCACATCCACCGATAACGGTTTCCTACCAGTCGATGTAGCCGACTATGTCACAAAAAAGACAAAAGTCATTGTTATCAACAGTCCATGCAATCCGACAGGCGGCGTTTACGGCAAGAAAAATCTAAAAGAGATCGCTGACCTTGCCATTGATAATAATATCCTTGTTCTTTCAGATGAGATCTACGAGAAGATCATCTACGACAAGGAACACATCAGCATTGGCTCAATGGATGGGATGCAGGAACTCACGATAACGGTCAATGGGTTCTCAAAAGCATACGCGATGACCGGATGGCGGCTCGGGTATGTGAGCGCCCCAAAGCAAGTATATGAACAGATGCTTAAACTGCACTCGCATTCTGTTAGCCAGGCGACGTCTTTTGTCCAGTATGCAGGTCTGGCAGCCCTCCAGGGTGACCAGAAGTGTATTGCAGACATGGTGAGTGAATTCAGGGCACGAAGAGATCTCCTCGTCAGCGGTTTGAATAAACTCGGCATCAAATGTGCAAGACCCGACGGGGCCTTTTACGCTTTTGCAGATGTGAGCGAATACGGGAGCGGAGAAGAGATAGCAGAATTGCTGCTTAACAAAGCCTTCATTGCAACCACTCCGGGTTCTGCGTTCGGAGAAGCCGGGAAAGATTTTATAAGGATATCGTATGCCACATCGCAGGGGCGAATAAAGGAAGCTTTCGCACGCATGGAAGCGGTATTATGA
- a CDS encoding FAD synthase gives MVRVLATGTFDILHPGHILYLSEARGLGDELYVIVARDSMIKHKPKPIIHEEQRLAMVASLRMVDMAMLGSEKDMFEPLREIRPDIIALGKNQFFREKELEDQLRTHGINAKVVRVRSFEQCELCSSGAIIRKVLERYGKS, from the coding sequence ATGGTTCGAGTCCTTGCAACCGGCACTTTTGATATTCTTCATCCCGGGCATATTTTATATCTTTCTGAGGCAAGGGGGCTAGGCGATGAGCTTTATGTTATAGTGGCGCGGGATTCGATGATAAAACACAAACCAAAGCCCATTATTCATGAAGAGCAGAGGCTGGCTATGGTTGCGTCACTAAGAATGGTAGATATGGCGATGCTTGGAAGCGAGAAGGATATGTTCGAGCCCCTCCGCGAAATAAGACCGGATATCATTGCCCTTGGGAAAAACCAATTTTTCAGGGAAAAAGAGCTTGAAGATCAATTAAGAACTCATGGTATTAATGCAAAAGTAGTACGAGTCAGGTCATTCGAGCAATGTGAACTGTGCAGCAGCGGGGCAATCATTCGAAAAGTTCTTGAGCGATATGGAAAATCATAA
- a CDS encoding class I SAM-dependent methyltransferase: MTKPDSILEISCGNHSRLYETKGKEWKLFVGIDVKMGLCRQAKKQGLEVVCCDAFNLPFKPKSFQDVYIQCYTALLEKDALSDAFQKSDYDEFCEFMGREIDYAWQVIDPFYELLLECKQVSGHIICLPSCNLEMNRYLVNAVKNLPSVTVDVEQSKNWGGKKEACVMYLDIDCTIYV, from the coding sequence ATGACAAAACCCGATTCAATCCTGGAAATCAGTTGCGGAAACCACTCAAGATTGTACGAGACCAAAGGTAAGGAGTGGAAGCTCTTCGTAGGTATAGATGTCAAAATGGGCCTCTGCAGGCAGGCAAAGAAGCAGGGGCTTGAAGTGGTTTGCTGCGATGCGTTCAACCTCCCGTTCAAGCCAAAATCATTCCAGGACGTGTATATACAGTGTTACACAGCGTTACTTGAAAAAGATGCATTAAGCGATGCCTTCCAGAAAAGCGATTACGATGAGTTCTGTGAATTCATGGGACGGGAGATAGACTATGCCTGGCAGGTCATAGACCCTTTCTACGAACTCTTGCTGGAATGCAAGCAGGTGAGCGGCCATATAATATGCCTCCCATCATGCAATCTTGAGATGAACAGGTATCTTGTGAACGCTGTCAAGAATTTGCCCAGCGTGACCGTAGATGTCGAGCAATCAAAAAACTGGGGTGGAAAGAAAGAGGCTTGCGTGATGTACCTGGACATTGACTGCACAATTTATGTCTGA
- a CDS encoding F420-dependent methylenetetrahydromethanopterin dehydrogenase: MVVKIGFIKLGNLGTSQVIDLLLDEIAAREGIAVRVFGTGAKMGKDEAAETASFKNWGPDFVVMISPNSSAPGPTAARDVWKDTPTIVISDGPTKKEDREKLEQAGFGYIILPVDPLIGAKREFLDPVEMVAFNSDAAKILSVCGPIRLVQTEIDKVIDQVAAGTKPLSLPKILAKPEKCVESAGFANPYAKAKALAALHIATKVAEIDFPACFVLKEVDQIATTAAAGHEALRAAARLADEAREMEKANDSVLRKPHAKDGRLLSKTKLLDKPQ, translated from the coding sequence ATGGTCGTAAAGATAGGTTTTATAAAACTTGGAAATTTAGGAACCTCACAGGTAATCGATCTGTTACTTGATGAGATAGCGGCGAGAGAGGGAATTGCTGTACGTGTATTCGGAACGGGGGCCAAGATGGGGAAGGATGAAGCAGCAGAAACGGCATCCTTCAAGAACTGGGGGCCTGACTTCGTTGTTATGATAAGCCCCAACTCAAGCGCTCCAGGACCAACGGCGGCGCGAGATGTCTGGAAAGACACACCTACGATAGTAATCTCTGATGGTCCGACCAAGAAAGAGGACAGGGAGAAACTGGAACAGGCTGGATTCGGTTACATAATACTGCCGGTTGATCCATTGATAGGGGCAAAGAGAGAATTCCTTGACCCTGTGGAGATGGTGGCGTTCAACAGCGATGCAGCAAAAATCCTGTCCGTTTGCGGCCCGATCAGGCTCGTCCAAACAGAGATAGACAAGGTCATCGACCAGGTAGCAGCAGGCACAAAGCCACTGTCACTGCCAAAGATCCTGGCAAAGCCTGAAAAATGCGTTGAGAGCGCCGGGTTCGCAAATCCATATGCAAAGGCCAAAGCCCTTGCAGCACTTCACATAGCCACAAAGGTCGCTGAGATCGATTTTCCTGCATGCTTCGTACTGAAAGAGGTAGACCAGATCGCGACCACGGCAGCCGCGGGACATGAGGCTCTTCGTGCCGCAGCCAGGCTTGCGGATGAGGCGCGTGAAATGGAGAAGGCGAACGATTCGGTGCTCAGAAAACCCCATGCAAAGGACGGAAGGCTCCTTTCAAAGACAAAACTCCTGGATAAGCCCCAATAA
- the yciH gene encoding stress response translation initiation inhibitor YciH: protein MSSEMCTVCGLPKELCICEEVAKEQQRIVIKVDTRKYKKEVTVIEGLNPSEINLQELTTYLKSKFACGGTIKDNVIELQGNHKNRMKNVLIQKGFSPEQIKV, encoded by the coding sequence ATGAGTTCAGAAATGTGTACTGTCTGTGGATTGCCAAAAGAGCTTTGCATATGCGAAGAGGTGGCAAAAGAACAGCAGAGAATAGTCATCAAAGTAGATACGCGAAAATATAAAAAAGAAGTTACTGTGATAGAAGGTCTTAATCCCAGTGAGATTAATTTGCAGGAGTTAACGACGTATCTGAAATCTAAATTCGCATGTGGTGGAACGATAAAAGATAATGTTATCGAACTTCAGGGGAACCATAAGAACAGGATGAAGAACGTGCTTATACAGAAAGGCTTCTCACCTGAACAGATAAAGGTGTAA
- a CDS encoding DUF192 domain-containing protein gives MLHVLKYNGLEIAKNVELATSLLDQMLGLMFRKSLPPEFAMIFVMNRPMPVNIHMLFMRFPIDVVFLNEEKKITGLLRLNPWTGYKAVKNVKYVIEMNAGAIERFRLSIGGKIDFGDI, from the coding sequence ATGCTTCACGTATTAAAATATAATGGTTTGGAGATTGCGAAAAATGTAGAGTTGGCAACAAGTTTATTAGACCAGATGCTGGGTTTGATGTTCCGAAAAAGCCTTCCACCGGAATTCGCCATGATATTTGTGATGAATAGACCAATGCCTGTCAATATTCACATGCTTTTCATGCGTTTCCCAATTGATGTTGTCTTTTTAAATGAAGAAAAGAAGATTACCGGACTCTTGCGGTTGAACCCCTGGACCGGTTATAAAGCAGTGAAGAACGTTAAATATGTTATCGAGATGAATGCAGGTGCGATCGAAAGATTCAGGCTTTCCATAGGTGGAAAAATAGACTTCGGGGATATTTGA